One part of the Solanum dulcamara chromosome 8, daSolDulc1.2, whole genome shotgun sequence genome encodes these proteins:
- the LOC129898998 gene encoding BTB/POZ domain-containing protein At5g48800-like produces MAMDKHHHHHQMPLTKSASRQRYNEWVFRDVPSDITIEVDGAIFSLHKFPLVSRSGRIRRLVAEQRDSDISRIEFVSLPGGSESFELAAKFCYGVNFEITSSNVAQLCCVSDYLEMSEDHSKNNLGSRAEEYLDSIVCKNLEMCIEVLRQSENLLPLADELKIVSRCIDAVASKACVEQIASSFSRLEYSSSGRLHMSKQANCEGDWWIEDLSVLRIDLYQRVITAMKFRGVRPESIAASLVSYAQKELIQKSISSSKEKLVVETIVTLMPVEKFVVPLSFLFGLLRSAVMLDCNAASRLDLERRIGSQLDIATLDDILIPSFRHAGDTMFDVDTVHRILVNFSQQEGDSDDEMEDVSVFESDSPTATPSQTALFKVSKLVDNYLTEIAPDANLKLNKFIAIAETLPAHARTLHDGLYRAIDVYLKAHQTLSDPEKRRLCKSIDFQKLSQEAGAHAAQNERLPLQSIVQVLYYEQLRLRNALFCSYPDDDIKPMHQSWRINSGALSAAMSPKDNYASLRRENRELKLELARMRMRLNDLEKDHVCMKRDMQKSNSRRFMKSFSKRIGKKFNIFGHSSSRESTNSPSRHSERTDSKITDRT; encoded by the exons TTTCCTCTTGTATCGAGAAGTGGACGAATTCGGAGGCTTGTAGCAGAGCAAAGAGATTCTGATATATCAAGAATTGAGTTTGTTAGTCTACCAGGTGGATCTGAATCATTTGAACTAGCAGCCAAATTCTGCTATGGTGTCAACTTTGAGATCACATCATCAAATGTTGCTCAACTCTGTTGTGTATCTGATTACCTCGAGATGTCAGAGGATCACTCGAAAAACAATCTTGGTTCGAGGGCTGAAGAATATCTCGACAGCATTGTCTGCAAGAATCTTGAAATGTGTATTGAAGTCTTGAGACAATCCGAAAACTTACTCCCCCTTGCTGATGAGTTGAAAATCGTTAGCAGATGTATCGATGCTGTAGCCTCAAAAGCTTGTGTTGAGCAGATCGCTTCAAGTTTTTCGCGTTTGGAGTATAGTAGCTCAGGGAGGTTACATATGAGTAAACAAGCCAATTGTGAAGGGGATTGGTGGATTGAGGATCTTTCTGTTCTTCGTATCGACTTGTACCAACGTGTTATAACAGCAATGAAATTTCGCGGTGTTAGACCTGAAAGCATTGCAGCATCACTAGTAAGCTATGCACAGAAGGAGTTAATACAAAAGTCTATTTCTAGTTCAAAAGAAAAACTCGTGGTTGAGACGATCGTTACCTTGATGCCTGTTGAGAAATTCGTTGTTCCTTTGAGCTTTCTGTTTGGATTGTTGCGTAGCGCTGTGATGCTAGATTGCAATGCTGCTAGTAGGCTTGATCTCGAGAGACGGATAGGATCTCAACTCGATATAGCAACTCTGGATGACATACTAATTCCTTCATTTCGTCATGCTGGTGATACAATGTTTGATGTTGACACAGTGCATAGGATCTTGGTTAATTTTTCACAACAGGAAGGCGATAGCGATGATGAGATGGAAGATGTATCGGTTTTTGAATCCGATAGCCCTACTGCTACGCCATCACAAACTGCATTGTTCAAAGTATCAAAGCTGGTTGACAACTACCTAACTGAAATTGCACCAGATGCAAATCTAAAGCTCAACAAGTTCATTGCTATTGCAGAAACATTACCAGCACACGCACGCACTCTACACGATGGACTTTATCGAGCTATTGACGTCTACCTCAAA GCTCATCAGACTTTGTCAGATCCAGAAAAGAGGAGACTATGCAAATCGATCGATTTCCAAAAACTCTCACAAGAAGCTGGTGCACATGCTGCACAAAACGAACGTCTTCCCCTTCAATCAATCGTTCAAGTTCTCTATTACGAGCAATTGAGGCTAAGAAACGCCTTGTTTTGCTCGTATCCTGACGATGACATTAAGCCAATGCATCAATCTTGGAGGATAAACAGTGGTGCTCTTAGTGCAGCAATGTCTCCTAAGGACAATTATGCTTCATTGAGACGAGAAAACAGAGAGCTAAAACTTGAGCTAGCGCGGATGAGGATGAGATTGAACGACTTGGAAAAAGACCATGTttgtatgaagagagatatgcAGAAATCCAACTCGCGAAGATTCATGAAATCTTTCTCGAAAAGGATTGGTAAAAAGTTCAACATTTTCGGACATAGTTCATCAAGGGAGTCTACTAATTCTCCCTCAAGACACTCGGAAAGAACTGATTCTAAGATAACTGATAGAACATGA
- the LOC129898999 gene encoding cytochrome b5-like, protein MGSETKVYTLEEVAPHNNAKDCWLVINGKVYDVTKFLDDHPGGDEVLLAATGKDATDDFEDVGHSSSAQAMLDEYYVGAIDSATIPTKKQYTPPNQPHYNQDKTSEFVIKLLQFLVPLIILSVAVGIRFYTKQSA, encoded by the exons ATGGGTAGTGAAACCAAGGTTTATACTTTGGAAGAAGTAGCCCCCCACAACAATGCCAAAGATTGTTGGCTTGTTATTAATGGCAAG GTGTACGATGTGACGAAATTCTTGGACGATCACCCTGGTGGCGACGAGGTTTTGTTGGCTGCTACTG GAAAGGATGCAACCGATGATTTTGAGGATGTCGGCCACAGCAGCAGTGCTCAAGCAATGTTGGACGAATACTACGTAGGGGCTATTGATTCAGCAACCATCCCGACTAAAAAGCAGTACACTCCTCCCAATCAGCCTCATTACAACCAGGACAAGACATCCGAGTTCGTAATTAAGCTCCTCCAGTTCTTAGTTCCCCTGATCATTTTGAGCGTAGCTGTTGGCATCCGCTTCTACACCAAACAATCCGCTTGA